A portion of the Desulfovibrio intestinalis genome contains these proteins:
- a CDS encoding AsnC family transcriptional regulator: MDSLDRQLLDIIQTGFPLCPRPYAELGQRLGIEEQEALDRVRSLKARKIIRRLGANFQSAKLGFVSTLCAAKVPQDKMESFVAEVNSKPGVTHNYLREHDYNIWFTLISPSAEETQATLDGISAQSGIPILNLPATKLFKIRVDFRMDGGD, translated from the coding sequence ATGGACAGCCTGGACAGACAATTGCTTGATATCATCCAGACGGGCTTTCCCCTGTGCCCCCGGCCCTACGCCGAACTTGGGCAGCGCCTGGGTATTGAAGAACAGGAAGCCCTGGACAGGGTGCGCAGCCTCAAGGCCCGCAAGATTATCCGTCGGCTTGGCGCAAATTTTCAGTCGGCCAAACTTGGTTTCGTGTCCACGCTGTGTGCCGCCAAGGTGCCGCAAGATAAAATGGAAAGCTTTGTGGCCGAAGTGAACAGCAAACCCGGCGTGACTCACAACTATCTGCGCGAGCACGACTACAACATCTGGTTTACTCTTATCAGCCCCTCGGCTGAAGAAACCCAGGCTACTCTGGACGGCATAAGCGCGCAGTCAGGCATACCCATTCTCAACCTGCCCGCCACCAAACTTTTCAAAATCCGTGTGGACTTCCGCATGGACGGCGGCGACTAG
- a CDS encoding methyl-accepting chemotaxis protein — translation MNISVRYKTLLLIGTTIIVAFGGFALLLRNMNVMEDRYIAQTKATVEQRINAETQKINTYMTVTQDTVAGIATAGENLLLVHQNTGMNIEEEAKAYLLSTLARYPKAVGCGLWYEPDLFSDNIKFFGPYARWDKGKLVMSMEYATPEYNYVSKPWYTQALPQHWDRKQRLPQTVYWSAPYLDDSIDTLLITVSGIMYGKDGRIIGISSLGVSMEYLREVVGSIHITPSSSAFAVDTRSKLITAFPADKAVLLQPVDKLPFKDAAAILNAVKPEGQTQFSTTVDGKPTTIFYSVSPTGMGLGIAVPDAELYAEARSLAQSNQNTTLMAAGTLLALFCIIFLMLNKIIIKPILSLSAFSRSVADGKLDTPVSNNYKSEFAVLRNAMAAMLDSMKEKMREADHRTEEARISARNAESAQQAAEEATIQAQKARSEGMRQAAGSLRSVVAVVDTVSDELSNKVSVSRQGAEAQSQRAMETATAMEELSAAVLEISNNTGTAAHLSEESRAAAEQGAEQVSSILRDMDTVHKDFQFAYGAVDDLSSKAHAIGAIAQTIEDIADQTNLLALNAAIEAARAGDAGRGFAVVADEVRKLAENTMAATKEVGQSITGIQQAAGGTLTSMDRTKELLGRAMNDVQGAEGMLRHIAALVMQSSDQIRTIATAAEQQSAATEEVNVSIAGISQISEETTAAMQEAARAVEALGKQTTALKNLMAELEKG, via the coding sequence ATGAATATTTCAGTCCGCTACAAAACGCTTCTACTTATTGGAACAACGATAATTGTTGCTTTTGGGGGCTTTGCCCTGCTGCTGCGCAATATGAATGTTATGGAAGACCGCTACATTGCCCAGACCAAAGCCACTGTGGAGCAGCGTATCAACGCTGAAACGCAAAAAATTAACACCTATATGACCGTCACCCAGGATACGGTAGCCGGAATAGCCACCGCAGGTGAAAACCTGCTGCTGGTGCACCAGAATACGGGCATGAATATTGAGGAAGAAGCCAAGGCCTATCTTTTGAGCACCCTTGCACGCTACCCCAAGGCTGTGGGCTGCGGCCTGTGGTATGAGCCGGATCTTTTCTCCGACAATATCAAATTTTTCGGCCCCTACGCCCGTTGGGACAAGGGCAAGCTTGTGATGAGTATGGAGTACGCCACACCAGAGTATAACTATGTGAGCAAACCGTGGTATACGCAGGCCCTGCCCCAGCATTGGGACAGGAAGCAACGGCTTCCGCAAACGGTATACTGGTCAGCGCCGTATCTGGACGATTCCATCGACACGCTTCTTATCACTGTCAGCGGCATCATGTACGGAAAAGACGGGCGCATCATCGGCATATCGTCTCTTGGCGTAAGTATGGAATACCTGCGCGAGGTCGTGGGCAGTATTCACATCACGCCTTCATCATCCGCTTTTGCGGTTGATACGCGCAGCAAACTTATTACGGCTTTTCCCGCAGACAAGGCCGTGCTGCTGCAACCCGTGGACAAACTGCCCTTCAAGGATGCCGCTGCCATACTGAATGCTGTCAAACCTGAAGGCCAGACGCAATTTTCCACAACAGTAGATGGCAAACCAACCACTATTTTTTATAGCGTGTCTCCTACGGGTATGGGCCTTGGCATTGCTGTGCCCGATGCGGAGCTTTACGCCGAAGCCCGAAGCCTGGCCCAGTCCAACCAGAACACAACGCTGATGGCCGCCGGAACACTTTTGGCTCTGTTCTGCATTATCTTTCTTATGCTGAACAAAATCATCATCAAGCCCATTTTGTCCTTGTCGGCCTTTTCGCGCTCTGTGGCCGACGGCAAACTGGATACCCCCGTATCCAACAACTACAAGAGCGAATTTGCCGTGTTGCGCAATGCGATGGCCGCCATGCTGGACAGCATGAAGGAAAAAATGCGCGAGGCAGACCACCGCACAGAAGAGGCACGCATCAGCGCACGAAATGCCGAATCAGCCCAGCAAGCGGCGGAAGAAGCCACCATTCAGGCCCAAAAGGCCCGCAGCGAAGGCATGCGCCAGGCCGCAGGCAGCCTGCGTTCAGTGGTGGCCGTGGTCGATACGGTTTCCGATGAACTTTCAAACAAGGTAAGCGTGTCCAGACAGGGAGCAGAAGCCCAATCCCAACGCGCTATGGAAACCGCCACCGCAATGGAAGAGCTGAGCGCCGCAGTGCTGGAAATTTCTAACAACACCGGAACCGCTGCGCATTTGTCGGAAGAATCGCGCGCCGCCGCAGAACAGGGTGCGGAACAGGTTTCCAGCATTTTGCGTGATATGGATACTGTTCACAAAGACTTCCAGTTCGCCTATGGGGCTGTGGATGATCTGAGCAGCAAGGCCCACGCCATCGGAGCCATTGCCCAAACCATTGAAGATATTGCTGACCAGACCAACCTGCTGGCACTCAATGCCGCCATTGAGGCTGCCCGCGCGGGCGACGCCGGGCGCGGTTTTGCCGTGGTGGCCGACGAGGTTCGCAAGTTGGCGGAAAACACAATGGCCGCCACCAAGGAAGTGGGACAATCCATTACCGGTATTCAGCAGGCAGCCGGGGGAACGCTGACCAGCATGGACCGCACCAAAGAATTGCTGGGGCGGGCCATGAATGATGTGCAGGGGGCAGAGGGCATGCTGCGCCACATTGCCGCCCTGGTCATGCAGTCCTCTGACCAGATCCGCACCATAGCTACCGCAGCGGAGCAACAGTCTGCGGCAACTGAAGAGGTCAATGTTTCCATTGCTGGCATCAGCCAAATTTCTGAAGAAACAACCGCCGCCATGCAGGAAGCCGCCCGTGCGGTTGAGGCCCTGGGCAAGCAGACCACGGCCCTTAAAAATCTGATGGCCGAGCTTGAAAAGGGATAA
- a CDS encoding D-alanyl-D-alanine carboxypeptidase family protein, which produces MTCFFRRLKYSALSSSLPLFFILLAAALLHPGVARSAPEIPPHGSLETSSAILYDLDHNAILFEQNADKHIAPASLTKVLSMFLAMDQIRQGSVSLDSPVTVSRAAARTGGSRMGLSEKDNVTLEQLLMGMAVSSGNDASAAVAEFVGGSTPAFVTMMNAKAQALGMRDSQFRNPHGLPAAGQYTTARDMLTLARAYLQTYPDALRFHNTHTISHKGRVTWNKNPLLGQYPGADGLKTGWVNASGYNLIFTASHGDKRLLAVILGAPDSRTRGVEAFRLLDAGFQVCDNRAASVVAALDCLPPEQYRPDMHKTAREARLTYGGANDAPVKKITKAKKAQNNKSKQTAKAKQQPKKKEAAKAGGKQKRDSDQAARRTVDRAS; this is translated from the coding sequence ATGACCTGCTTCTTCCGTCGCCTGAAGTACAGCGCGCTTTCGTCCAGCCTTCCACTCTTTTTCATTCTTCTGGCCGCAGCTCTGCTGCACCCCGGCGTAGCCCGTAGCGCTCCAGAGATTCCCCCGCACGGCTCTCTCGAGACCAGTTCCGCCATTTTGTACGATCTGGACCACAATGCCATTCTTTTTGAGCAGAATGCCGACAAGCATATTGCCCCGGCTTCGCTGACAAAGGTACTTTCGATGTTTCTGGCCATGGACCAGATTCGTCAGGGGAGCGTCAGTCTGGACAGCCCCGTGACCGTCAGCCGGGCGGCCGCGCGCACAGGCGGTTCGCGCATGGGGCTGAGTGAAAAGGACAATGTGACTCTTGAGCAACTGCTCATGGGCATGGCCGTTTCTTCCGGCAATGATGCCAGTGCGGCGGTTGCGGAATTTGTGGGCGGGTCCACCCCGGCCTTCGTGACTATGATGAACGCCAAGGCGCAAGCCCTGGGCATGCGCGACAGCCAGTTCCGCAATCCTCACGGCCTGCCAGCCGCCGGGCAATATACCACCGCCCGCGACATGCTTACCCTGGCCCGTGCGTATTTGCAGACCTATCCCGATGCCCTGCGCTTTCACAATACCCACACTATCAGTCACAAGGGCCGCGTCACCTGGAACAAAAATCCCCTGCTCGGCCAATACCCCGGTGCGGATGGCCTCAAGACCGGATGGGTCAATGCTTCAGGCTACAACCTCATCTTTACTGCCAGCCACGGCGACAAACGCCTGCTGGCAGTCATACTGGGCGCGCCGGACTCCCGCACTCGCGGTGTTGAGGCCTTTCGCCTGCTGGATGCCGGGTTTCAGGTTTGCGACAATCGCGCGGCCTCGGTTGTAGCTGCGCTGGACTGCCTGCCCCCAGAGCAGTACAGGCCCGACATGCACAAGACCGCCCGCGAAGCCAGACTCACCTACGGCGGCGCCAACGACGCCCCTGTCAAAAAGATCACCAAGGCTAAAAAGGCGCAGAACAACAAGTCCAAACAGACGGCCAAGGCCAAGCAGCAACCCAAAAAGAAAGAAGCCGCCAAGGCTGGCGGCAAACAGAAGCGCGACTCTGATCAGGCCGCACGGCGCACGGTTGACCGCGCCAGTTAA